In bacterium, one DNA window encodes the following:
- a CDS encoding ATP-binding cassette domain-containing protein, with product RPVTEGRVRIAGADVTGSHPRQVRDAGMSYVPEERMRDGVIGRFSVAENLVLLNQGTEFSRRGFLRLGAIREHCRDLVERFAVKTPSIDVPTSNLSGGNIQKLILARELSAEPKVILAAQPTRGVDVGAAEYIHGQLVAQKASGCATLLISEDLDEVLALSDRIGVMYEGRLMGVLDRADATVERLGLWMAGVVEGAA from the coding sequence TGCGCCCCGTCACCGAAGGCCGCGTCCGCATCGCCGGGGCGGACGTCACCGGGAGCCACCCGCGGCAGGTCCGTGACGCCGGCATGTCCTACGTTCCCGAGGAGCGCATGCGCGACGGCGTGATCGGGAGGTTCTCGGTGGCGGAGAATCTGGTGCTGCTGAACCAGGGCACCGAGTTCAGCCGCCGCGGGTTCCTGCGCCTCGGCGCCATCAGGGAGCACTGCCGGGACCTCGTCGAGCGGTTCGCGGTGAAGACCCCCAGTATCGACGTGCCGACATCCAACCTCTCCGGCGGCAACATCCAGAAGCTCATCCTGGCTCGGGAGTTGTCGGCGGAGCCCAAGGTGATCCTGGCCGCCCAGCCCACGCGCGGTGTGGACGTGGGCGCCGCCGAGTACATCCACGGCCAACTCGTGGCCCAGAAAGCCTCGGGATGCGCCACCTTGTTGATCTCCGAGGACCTCGACGAGGTCCTGGCGCTCTCGGATCGCATCGGCGTGATGTACGAGGGTCGCCTCATGGGGGTCCTCGACCGGGCCGATGCGACGGTGGAGCGGTTGGGGCTCTGGATGGCCGGCGTCGTCGAGGGCGCCGCCTGA